The proteins below are encoded in one region of Flavobacterium nackdongense:
- the nadC gene encoding carboxylating nicotinate-nucleotide diphosphorylase, translating into MISEKQFNNELQLIIHNAIREDVGDGDHSSLACIPASATGKAKLIVKEDGIIAGVAFAKMIFEYVDSNLKVETFITDGTPVKKGDVVFHVSGSSQAILKSERLVLNSMQRMSAIATKTKSYVDLLEGTKTQILDTRKTTPGFRACEKWAVKIGGGENHRFALYDMIMLKDNHIDFAGGITLAINKTKAYLKENNLDLKIIVEARDLDEIKEILESEGIYRILIDNLNFEDTKKAVALIGDQCQTESSGNINENTIRSYAECGVDFISSGALTHSIYNMDLSLKAF; encoded by the coding sequence ATGATTAGCGAAAAACAATTCAACAACGAATTACAACTTATTATTCACAACGCCATTCGTGAGGATGTAGGCGATGGCGATCACAGTTCTTTGGCTTGTATTCCGGCTTCCGCGACAGGAAAAGCAAAACTTATAGTCAAAGAAGATGGTATTATTGCTGGCGTGGCTTTCGCCAAAATGATTTTCGAATATGTCGATAGCAATCTCAAAGTAGAAACCTTCATCACCGATGGAACTCCTGTAAAAAAAGGCGATGTTGTGTTTCATGTTTCGGGAAGTTCTCAAGCGATCCTAAAATCCGAAAGACTCGTACTCAATTCGATGCAACGAATGAGTGCCATTGCTACAAAAACCAAAAGCTATGTCGATTTGCTGGAAGGAACAAAAACACAAATTTTGGATACGCGCAAAACCACACCTGGTTTCCGTGCTTGCGAAAAATGGGCAGTGAAGATTGGCGGAGGCGAAAACCACCGTTTTGCCTTGTATGATATGATTATGCTCAAGGACAACCACATCGATTTTGCAGGCGGAATAACCTTGGCAATCAACAAAACCAAAGCCTATCTCAAAGAAAATAATCTCGATTTGAAAATTATTGTCGAGGCTCGTGACCTTGACGAAATCAAGGAAATTCTTGAAAGTGAAGGCATCTACAGAATCTTAATCGACAATCTCAATTTTGAAGATACTAAAAAAGCAGTAGCCCTAATCGGTGATCAATGCCAAACAGAATCCTCCGGAAATATCAACGAAAATACCATTCGCAGTTATGCTGAATGCGGTGTTGACTTTATTTCGTCAGGTGCATTGACGCATTCCATTTATAACATGGATTTGAGCTTAAAGGCTTTTTAA
- a CDS encoding dipeptidase yields the protein MKIKILLISLLISQQMMSQSYQKIHEKAIVVDTHNDILMLTADKGYVFDNNLKGLAQSDLARWKEGGLDVQLFSVFCDGTQENPFAFAKKQIDSLDEVVQRNPNQIAKVANSKELLKAVRQNKLAAMIGVEGGHMIENNLDNLDYLYRRGTRYMTLTWNNSTDWATSAYDETFNKEITHKGLTDFGKQVVQRMNALGMLVDVSHVGEETFKDVINTSTKPIIASHSCVYALCAHQRNLKDYQIQAIAKNGGVIQVNFYSGFVDPNFFKNKTIFMENHQEEVDALLRSGKNEHDIEAELFLKYKKETDAFRAPFAMLMEHIEYIIRLVGVDYVGLGSDFDGTNSTPDQLDDVSTYPLITKALVEKGYSEKDIHKILGGNFLRVLKANEKQ from the coding sequence ATGAAAATCAAAATTCTACTTATCAGCCTTTTAATTAGTCAGCAAATGATGTCGCAATCGTATCAAAAAATTCACGAAAAAGCTATTGTGGTCGATACACACAATGATATTCTGATGTTAACCGCAGATAAAGGCTATGTATTTGACAACAACCTAAAAGGACTAGCCCAAAGCGATTTGGCACGTTGGAAAGAAGGCGGACTTGATGTGCAATTATTTTCTGTTTTTTGTGATGGTACGCAAGAAAATCCTTTTGCTTTTGCCAAAAAACAAATTGATTCCTTGGACGAAGTGGTGCAACGCAATCCAAATCAAATTGCGAAAGTAGCCAATAGTAAAGAGTTACTTAAAGCAGTGCGCCAAAATAAATTGGCAGCAATGATTGGGGTCGAAGGTGGGCACATGATTGAAAATAATTTAGACAATCTCGATTATCTCTACCGCCGTGGCACACGATATATGACTTTAACTTGGAATAATTCTACCGATTGGGCCACAAGTGCTTACGACGAAACCTTCAATAAAGAAATAACTCATAAGGGGTTGACGGATTTTGGCAAACAAGTAGTTCAGCGAATGAACGCCTTAGGAATGCTAGTTGATGTGAGTCATGTAGGTGAAGAAACGTTTAAAGATGTGATCAATACGAGCACTAAACCAATTATCGCAAGCCATAGTTGTGTCTATGCTCTATGCGCACATCAACGCAATTTAAAAGACTACCAAATTCAGGCTATTGCGAAAAATGGCGGTGTCATTCAGGTAAATTTTTATTCTGGTTTTGTGGACCCCAATTTTTTTAAAAATAAAACTATTTTTATGGAAAACCATCAAGAAGAAGTTGACGCACTTCTTCGCAGTGGCAAAAATGAACACGATATTGAGGCGGAACTTTTCCTAAAATACAAAAAAGAAACGGATGCTTTTCGGGCACCATTTGCTATGCTTATGGAGCATATAGAATACATTATTCGATTAGTTGGAGTGGATTATGTAGGTTTGGGCTCTGATTTTGACGGAACCAATTCGACCCCGGATCAACTTGACGATGTATCTACCTATCCCCTGATCACAAAAGCCTTGGTCGAAAAAGGATATAGTGAAAAAGATATCCATAAAATACTCGGCGGCAATTTTTTGAGAGTTTTGAAAGCCAACGAAAAACAGTAG
- a CDS encoding response regulator, whose translation MTKNNTILIVEDEMIIAANISLQLTHLGYEVTGIVPRAEEVLQQISKQIPDIILMDINLKGDLDGIEVVHLIQKEYKIPIIYLTANSNEAHFNRAKETNPYAFVSKPFKKLDLQRAIELTLVRIQDERNTDKSLNLLTEEPFILSDCIFVRSHDKMVKVCISNILYIEAERNYCKIHCKDKEHLLVMTLKDIEEKLMSNTLLRIHRSFIVNLSHIDEIATNHVVIAKKAIPLSADLKKKLLLHIQKV comes from the coding sequence ATGACTAAAAACAATACCATTTTGATCGTAGAGGATGAAATGATAATCGCTGCTAATATTTCGTTGCAGCTCACTCATTTGGGCTATGAAGTCACAGGAATTGTTCCTCGAGCCGAAGAAGTTTTGCAGCAAATTTCGAAGCAAATCCCCGATATTATTCTGATGGACATCAATCTAAAAGGAGATTTAGACGGAATTGAAGTGGTGCATCTCATTCAGAAAGAATATAAAATTCCCATTATTTATTTGACCGCAAACTCGAACGAGGCGCATTTCAACCGGGCAAAGGAAACAAATCCGTATGCTTTTGTTTCTAAACCTTTCAAAAAATTAGATTTGCAACGGGCTATAGAATTGACCTTAGTTCGAATTCAAGACGAACGAAATACTGACAAAAGCCTGAACTTGCTTACAGAAGAACCATTTATATTAAGTGACTGTATTTTTGTTCGCAGTCACGACAAAATGGTAAAAGTTTGCATCAGCAATATTTTATACATCGAAGCCGAACGAAATTATTGCAAAATTCATTGCAAAGACAAAGAACATCTTTTGGTTATGACGCTCAAGGATATTGAAGAAAAACTGATGTCGAATACTCTTTTACGCATTCACAGATCCTTTATTGTTAACCTTTCGCACATAGACGAAATAGCTACAAATCATGTTGTAATTGCCAAAAAAGCCATCCCCCTAAGTGCCGATTTGAAGAAAAAATTACTACTGCATATTCAAAAAGTATAA
- a CDS encoding histidine kinase dimerization/phosphoacceptor domain -containing protein, with protein MNKILVYLLLTIICNGYAQHYSEEATSDSSLQWSKKYQNKALYFLKIPQYNRDSSAYYFEKATKLVQSNSEAHYEQLATIYLQKADVLTCNYTLSQLDSLSRIGWYYLKKIPVQQNKLLEYDFLINWASIKLELGEHKKSLLLFSNALRLAEDFKSPELVAKILMNKGVYYERYQLVEEEKLSLENLYKSLSYYQKWGESKKPTALFSIYRSIISYHTDKNSDSVYYYFDKMKRVLKYSKNPIVPAWYYVCLGRELITSPVAGQKTISQKQYDEGKKNIIKALNILEHYKIKTSSITAYGYGLLADLYLHNKQYDLAIGYYVKSRNDYLRLKNLSAAESMTQYIGQAYQLKGDLANALIYFKQYYLLSSIFQKEKNERGLRENELQINLLQQEKKLIQKQKQQTIYIIALLTIVILLIWFYRNYQLKQKSNQQLAALNNDLANKNNLLDKKNAENELLLKEIHHRVKNNLLVISSLLELQSEQIDDPKIKEAIKDGQNRVNSIGIVHRKLYQYDNVGFIDMKEYVMSLSESILGGFGTEGLINLELQVEKFDLEIDTAIPVGLIINELLTNALKYAFRPGEKGTIIIKLVRQNNALLHLQVADNGIGKSDAIQGTGFGGQLIALLTNQLNGRMKEVIQNGTTISFDFKL; from the coding sequence ATGAATAAAATTTTAGTTTATCTTCTGCTTACTATTATTTGTAATGGTTACGCTCAGCACTATTCGGAAGAGGCAACATCCGACTCGTCCCTACAATGGAGCAAAAAGTACCAAAACAAAGCTTTATATTTTCTGAAAATCCCGCAGTACAACCGAGATAGTTCTGCCTATTATTTTGAAAAAGCTACAAAATTAGTCCAAAGCAATTCTGAAGCACATTATGAGCAATTGGCTACTATTTATTTACAAAAAGCCGATGTACTAACCTGCAATTATACATTATCGCAATTGGATTCCTTGTCCAGAATTGGATGGTACTATTTGAAAAAAATCCCGGTCCAACAAAATAAACTTTTGGAATATGACTTCTTAATCAATTGGGCATCGATTAAACTTGAATTGGGCGAACATAAAAAGTCATTACTGCTTTTTTCGAACGCGCTTAGACTAGCCGAAGATTTCAAAAGCCCTGAATTAGTGGCGAAAATCTTAATGAATAAAGGGGTTTATTATGAACGATATCAATTGGTAGAAGAAGAAAAATTATCTTTAGAAAATCTCTATAAAAGTCTTTCGTATTATCAAAAATGGGGCGAATCAAAAAAACCAACAGCGCTTTTTAGCATTTATAGATCAATAATAAGTTATCATACCGATAAAAATAGCGACTCGGTCTATTACTATTTCGATAAAATGAAACGCGTTTTGAAGTACTCGAAAAATCCTATTGTTCCAGCCTGGTACTACGTTTGTTTGGGAAGAGAACTCATTACATCGCCAGTTGCAGGGCAAAAAACCATTAGCCAAAAGCAATATGATGAAGGTAAAAAAAACATCATCAAAGCGCTAAACATTCTGGAGCACTATAAAATTAAAACCAGCAGCATCACAGCCTACGGCTACGGACTCTTGGCTGATCTATATTTACACAACAAGCAATACGATTTGGCTATCGGCTATTATGTCAAGAGTAGAAATGACTATTTGCGATTGAAAAATCTTTCGGCAGCCGAATCGATGACGCAATACATTGGTCAAGCCTATCAATTAAAGGGAGATTTGGCCAATGCGTTGATCTATTTTAAGCAATATTATTTGTTGTCTTCTATTTTTCAAAAAGAGAAAAATGAAAGAGGTTTGCGCGAAAATGAATTACAAATAAATCTATTGCAGCAGGAAAAAAAACTGATTCAAAAACAAAAGCAACAAACAATTTATATCATCGCCTTACTTACCATTGTCATACTGCTTATCTGGTTTTATAGAAATTACCAACTAAAACAAAAAAGCAATCAACAATTGGCTGCACTCAATAATGACCTGGCCAATAAAAATAATTTGCTGGACAAAAAAAATGCAGAAAATGAGTTGCTCCTCAAAGAAATACATCATCGGGTAAAAAATAATCTACTGGTAATTTCGAGTTTGCTCGAATTGCAGTCCGAACAAATTGATGACCCTAAGATCAAAGAAGCCATCAAGGATGGACAAAATCGCGTGAATTCGATAGGAATTGTACACCGAAAATTATATCAGTATGACAATGTAGGCTTTATCGATATGAAAGAATATGTGATGAGCCTAAGCGAAAGTATTCTCGGCGGTTTTGGCACAGAAGGACTCATCAATTTAGAATTGCAAGTAGAAAAATTCGATTTAGAAATTGACACTGCTATTCCAGTAGGGTTAATAATTAATGAATTATTGACCAATGCTCTTAAATACGCGTTCCGACCCGGAGAAAAAGGAACAATTATTATCAAACTTGTCAGACAAAATAATGCTCTGCTCCATCTGCAAGTTGCCGATAATGGCATCGGAAAATCTGATGCGATTCAAGGCACCGGTTTTGGCGGACAATTAATTGCTTTACTGACCAATCAGCTCAATGGCAGGATGAAGGAAGTCATACAAAACGGAACCACCATCAGTTTTGATTTTAAATTATAA
- a CDS encoding NAD-dependent epimerase/dehydratase family protein yields the protein MKKVGIIGGSGFIGSYITKMFLDNDFLVKVSATDITREDKFQHLVTLSNADNLHISELDVLNIAILKDFIFDCDILIHCGTPFILNFQDAQSQLFEPTIKGTQNFLKLIHQTPGIEKVIFIASVAAYNTNFPMPAEGKSFTDTFDENDRRFTSSESHPYAQAKFLANQEVEKFIKDNPNLSFEISSVSPVAVMGKAMSNREDSTSTGLQFLIKNKIAPDAFIQALYDNDVPFAIVDVEDVALAVFKAATTKGLHGKDYLLSSETYKISDIHLMLNQKEPLENARIIYKNDLATTDLGMHFRPAKETLNNYSNNSIQPS from the coding sequence ATGAAAAAAGTAGGCATCATTGGTGGCTCTGGTTTCATTGGAAGCTATATCACCAAAATGTTTTTGGACAACGATTTTCTGGTGAAAGTTTCGGCCACAGACATCACTAGAGAAGATAAATTTCAGCATTTAGTAACCTTATCCAATGCCGACAATCTGCACATCAGCGAATTAGACGTTTTGAATATAGCAATTCTAAAGGATTTTATTTTCGATTGTGATATTTTAATTCATTGTGGAACCCCTTTTATTTTGAATTTCCAAGATGCACAATCCCAATTGTTCGAACCTACGATTAAGGGAACCCAAAATTTTTTAAAACTAATCCATCAGACGCCCGGAATCGAAAAAGTAATTTTTATTGCCTCGGTTGCCGCCTACAATACCAACTTTCCTATGCCCGCTGAAGGTAAAAGTTTTACCGATACTTTCGATGAAAATGACCGTCGATTTACCAGCTCCGAAAGTCACCCTTATGCTCAAGCCAAATTTCTGGCCAATCAGGAGGTTGAAAAATTCATCAAAGACAATCCCAATCTATCTTTCGAAATTAGTTCTGTATCGCCGGTTGCCGTTATGGGAAAAGCCATGTCCAATCGCGAAGATTCTACCTCAACGGGATTACAGTTTTTAATCAAAAATAAGATAGCTCCTGACGCATTTATTCAAGCGCTTTATGACAATGATGTTCCTTTTGCCATAGTCGATGTAGAAGATGTTGCATTGGCAGTTTTTAAAGCAGCCACCACCAAAGGATTGCACGGCAAAGACTATTTATTGAGCAGTGAAACCTATAAAATCTCTGATATCCATTTGATGTTGAATCAAAAAGAACCACTCGAAAATGCACGCATCATTTATAAAAATGATTTAGCTACAACCGATTTGGGAATGCACTTTAGACCCGCAAAAGAAACCCTGAATAATTATTCAAACAACTCAATACAACCATCATGA
- a CDS encoding EthD family reductase codes for MIKLTVLYGQPTDSEAFESYYANIHLPLASKMTGHEKVEFTKFLDGADGEKPLYYRMAEFWYSNIEIMQRAMGSPEGQTTTADLSNFATGGVTLLVGEVV; via the coding sequence ATGATTAAATTAACTGTACTCTATGGGCAACCTACGGATAGCGAAGCGTTCGAAAGTTATTATGCCAATATTCATTTACCACTGGCCTCAAAAATGACAGGGCACGAAAAAGTAGAATTTACCAAATTTTTAGATGGTGCAGATGGTGAAAAACCATTATACTATCGAATGGCAGAATTCTGGTATTCCAACATAGAAATCATGCAGCGAGCGATGGGTTCTCCCGAAGGACAAACCACTACGGCAGATCTTAGCAATTTTGCCACCGGAGGAGTTACTCTTTTAGTGGGCGAAGTTGTGTAA
- a CDS encoding VOC family protein, with protein MKKITFLLISFSFLGIVQAQEKYSFAFNHLALSVKNLDTSANFYNEVLGLKEITNKTKIKGIRWFSISEGKELHLISILNEPVVINKAVHFALSTSDFDDFIKKLDKKHIPYSDWLGVMNKVTMRADGIQQVYFQDPNGYWIEVNSVKQ; from the coding sequence ATGAAAAAAATTACTTTCCTCCTTATCAGTTTTTCCTTTTTAGGAATAGTTCAAGCACAAGAAAAGTATTCTTTTGCCTTTAATCATTTGGCTTTATCTGTAAAAAATTTGGATACGTCGGCCAACTTTTACAATGAAGTTTTAGGCTTAAAAGAAATAACCAATAAAACTAAGATTAAAGGGATACGCTGGTTTTCTATATCAGAAGGAAAAGAATTGCATTTGATTTCTATTTTGAATGAACCTGTAGTTATCAATAAAGCGGTTCACTTTGCTTTGTCTACTTCTGACTTTGATGACTTTATAAAAAAGTTGGATAAAAAACATATCCCCTATTCAGATTGGCTTGGTGTTATGAATAAAGTAACTATGAGAGCTGATGGCATTCAGCAGGTTTATTTTCAAGATCCAAATGGATATTGGATAGAGGTGAATAGTGTAAAGCAATAA
- a CDS encoding nuclear transport factor 2 family protein, whose protein sequence is MKKITTMVMVMISLIAFSQKKTNGTIYVEHPAITTVEAMTKAFVSGDADKVSSYLAADFKEYDGNSTRTNDKGMDKTAFSKKVKGWHDAIDYLSISRSKGAYPDALEYKDENQKDMVWVQTWEDLKGVHKKTGVKINMPMHRLFIVNKDNKIVTIINYQNSSISAEVQDSYADRTNGTIYNHHENINTIRKMIYAFENKDFEKCYSFYDQKATFRDINSKDDKTMSLDELKAADQEFLKNFEITSIDMVGYPDYLHYELGDARVVMSWWSYNLIRKSDKKAFILPVHLSDDFDANGKITSETVYYNGASLK, encoded by the coding sequence ATGAAAAAAATTACAACAATGGTAATGGTGATGATTTCCCTCATCGCATTTTCGCAGAAAAAAACAAATGGAACCATTTATGTAGAACATCCCGCAATTACTACTGTTGAAGCTATGACCAAAGCTTTTGTGAGTGGTGATGCAGATAAAGTATCGAGCTATTTGGCAGCTGATTTCAAAGAATATGATGGCAATAGCACTAGAACAAACGACAAAGGAATGGACAAAACCGCTTTTTCAAAAAAAGTAAAAGGTTGGCATGATGCCATCGATTATTTATCAATTTCACGCTCAAAAGGAGCTTATCCTGATGCCTTAGAATATAAAGATGAAAATCAAAAAGACATGGTTTGGGTGCAAACTTGGGAAGATTTGAAAGGAGTCCATAAAAAAACGGGAGTGAAAATAAATATGCCTATGCACCGTCTTTTTATTGTAAACAAAGACAATAAAATTGTAACCATCATCAATTATCAAAATTCTAGCATAAGTGCAGAAGTTCAGGATAGTTATGCCGACAGAACCAATGGAACTATCTACAACCACCACGAAAACATCAATACGATTCGAAAAATGATTTATGCCTTTGAAAATAAAGATTTCGAAAAATGCTATAGCTTTTATGATCAAAAAGCCACTTTTCGAGATATCAATTCGAAAGACGACAAAACAATGTCATTAGACGAACTGAAAGCAGCCGATCAAGAGTTTTTGAAAAACTTTGAGATAACGAGTATCGATATGGTTGGCTATCCCGATTATTTACATTATGAATTAGGCGATGCACGTGTGGTTATGTCTTGGTGGAGTTACAATTTAATTCGAAAATCAGACAAAAAAGCATTTATACTCCCTGTTCATCTATCCGATGATTTTGACGCTAATGGAAAAATCACTTCAGAAACTGTTTATTACAATGGGGCATCATTGAAATAA
- a CDS encoding DUF1624 domain-containing protein, producing MTTTIQQRIQSIDILRGIVMVIMALDHVRDYFHIYAWTDDPLNLETTTPELYFTRYITHFCAPTFVFLSGVSIYLQSLRKTTPELSAFLLKRGLWLIFVELVIVAFAWSFNPAFERFPLGVIWSIGVSMFLLGFLIRLPYKLILGLGLVIVFGHNVLDFPEATTGFQGGFWLDLLHSSKWTSYEIMDNRNLIIAYPFLPWLGLMMVGYCTGRLFSPQFDILRRKKLLTQMGIGLLVLFVILRSINVYGDPVAWSPQRNGLYTFFSFMNIHKYPPSLLYMCVTIGCALVVLPHLEKLENRFTKIMVVFGRTAFFYYILHLYLIHILAAISFYIHGHTLEKIAEGESVFKWKFVVPGEGFGLLGVYLIWIFVIVCLYPLCKWYDTYKTKHKEKWWLSYL from the coding sequence ATGACAACAACAATCCAACAACGAATTCAATCCATTGATATCCTAAGAGGTATAGTAATGGTCATTATGGCACTTGACCACGTGAGAGACTATTTTCACATTTATGCTTGGACAGACGACCCATTAAATCTGGAAACAACCACTCCAGAGCTATACTTTACAAGATATATCACCCATTTTTGTGCACCCACCTTTGTTTTTCTATCGGGAGTATCCATCTATTTACAAAGTTTGCGAAAAACAACACCAGAATTGAGCGCTTTTCTACTAAAACGCGGCTTGTGGCTCATTTTTGTTGAATTGGTGATTGTTGCTTTTGCCTGGTCGTTCAATCCTGCCTTCGAGCGATTTCCACTTGGAGTGATATGGTCCATTGGAGTGAGTATGTTCCTGCTCGGCTTTCTCATCCGATTACCCTATAAACTAATTTTAGGCTTGGGATTAGTGATCGTTTTTGGCCACAATGTATTAGATTTTCCCGAAGCCACAACTGGTTTTCAAGGAGGTTTTTGGCTGGATTTATTGCATAGTAGTAAATGGACTTCGTATGAAATTATGGATAATCGGAATTTGATTATTGCTTATCCATTCTTACCTTGGCTTGGTTTGATGATGGTGGGCTATTGCACGGGACGACTCTTTTCACCCCAATTTGACATTTTGCGAAGGAAAAAACTTTTAACCCAAATGGGTATTGGATTACTGGTTTTATTTGTGATTTTGCGGAGCATCAACGTTTATGGCGATCCTGTAGCCTGGTCACCACAACGCAACGGATTATACACTTTCTTTTCCTTTATGAATATCCACAAATACCCGCCTTCGCTGTTGTATATGTGTGTAACCATTGGTTGTGCCCTAGTCGTTTTGCCTCATTTAGAAAAATTAGAAAATCGATTTACCAAAATAATGGTCGTTTTCGGTCGAACAGCATTTTTTTACTACATCTTACATTTGTATTTAATTCATATATTAGCTGCGATCAGTTTTTATATTCACGGCCATACTTTAGAAAAAATAGCCGAAGGAGAAAGTGTTTTTAAGTGGAAGTTTGTGGTTCCGGGAGAAGGATTTGGACTACTTGGGGTTTATCTAATTTGGATTTTTGTCATTGTTTGCTTGTATCCGCTTTGCAAATGGTATGATACCTATAAAACCAAGCACAAAGAAAAATGGTGGTTGAGTTATTTGTAA
- a CDS encoding GNAT family N-acetyltransferase, protein MNTNSSIEIRDAILPEDLEHIKKLWTDYLTWGNDNMQLNYGVHPHNPKPQVEKDIEMIAKFLPPNGRLILAFIDGNACGIGCLKSINDEIGEIKRMYVDPSFRKIGAGRAILNALLNAAKETGYKKVRLDSPKFMEAAHSLYRSFGFQPISAYPEVEIPAEFRQYLLFMEIEL, encoded by the coding sequence ATGAATACAAATTCTTCTATCGAAATTCGGGATGCCATTCTGCCAGAAGACCTAGAACATATCAAAAAATTATGGACGGATTATCTCACTTGGGGTAACGACAATATGCAACTAAATTATGGAGTGCATCCGCATAATCCGAAGCCACAGGTCGAAAAAGATATTGAAATGATTGCTAAATTTCTGCCACCAAACGGGAGACTTATCCTAGCTTTTATCGATGGAAATGCTTGTGGAATAGGATGTCTAAAAAGTATCAATGATGAAATAGGCGAAATCAAACGAATGTATGTAGATCCTTCTTTTAGAAAAATTGGCGCAGGACGAGCTATTCTTAATGCTTTATTAAATGCAGCTAAAGAAACCGGTTACAAAAAAGTACGGTTGGACAGTCCAAAATTTATGGAAGCCGCACATTCGCTCTACCGAAGTTTCGGTTTTCAACCCATTTCCGCATATCCCGAAGTGGAAATTCCAGCAGAGTTTAGACAGTATTTATTGTTTATGGAGATTGAATTGTAG
- a CDS encoding amidohydrolase, whose product MCKTKQTTLLFIALINIFSFQLLAQNKSNTKANDALKNQAAASIQSGYDAYKKIALNIWDFAELGYKENKSTALLQTTLKDNGFTVQSGVAGMPTAFVATYGSGSPVIGILAEFDALPGISQDNSSVKTPIANKTSGHACGHHLFGTGSVAAGIAIKKLLETGKIKGTIKVFGCPAEEGGSGKVFMVREGLFTTVDIAIHWHPSNDNSVTYSGALANKSAKFRFYGIASHAAGSPEKGRSALDGVEAMDAMVNMMREHIPQETRIHYVITNGGKAPNVVPEFAEVYYYVRHPDKETAVSIFDRIAKAAEGAALGTETKMDYEIIGGTHDLLINKTLAQNMQTNLEKVGGVQYTADETIYAKKIQASFLGKSESIDFAAKVKPLHIDKNLGSTDVGDVSYTVPTVGVETATWVSGTSAHSWQAVACGGTDIGIKGMMVAAKTMAFTAIDLFTNPELIKTAKEEFIRTKGDYKYKALLGDIKPALNYRD is encoded by the coding sequence ATGTGTAAGACAAAACAAACCACCCTCCTATTTATCGCATTGATAAATATATTTTCTTTTCAGCTACTAGCGCAAAATAAAAGTAACACCAAAGCAAATGATGCTCTGAAAAATCAAGCAGCGGCAAGCATACAATCCGGTTATGATGCCTATAAAAAAATCGCATTAAATATTTGGGATTTTGCCGAATTGGGATACAAAGAAAATAAAAGTACCGCCTTGTTGCAGACTACATTAAAAGATAATGGTTTTACAGTTCAATCTGGTGTTGCTGGAATGCCAACCGCCTTTGTAGCCACTTATGGTAGCGGTTCACCTGTTATTGGAATATTGGCAGAATTTGACGCTTTGCCCGGCATTTCACAGGACAATTCTTCTGTAAAAACACCTATAGCAAATAAAACTAGCGGACACGCTTGTGGCCATCATTTATTTGGTACTGGCTCTGTAGCTGCTGGTATTGCCATCAAAAAATTATTAGAAACAGGAAAAATAAAAGGCACAATCAAGGTTTTTGGTTGCCCAGCAGAGGAAGGGGGAAGCGGAAAGGTGTTTATGGTTAGAGAAGGATTGTTTACTACTGTCGATATTGCGATTCATTGGCATCCAAGCAATGACAATTCAGTAACGTATTCTGGCGCATTGGCAAATAAATCTGCGAAGTTTAGATTTTATGGTATTGCATCACACGCGGCTGGGTCGCCAGAAAAAGGTCGTTCGGCATTGGATGGTGTAGAGGCTATGGATGCAATGGTTAATATGATGCGAGAACATATCCCACAAGAAACTCGAATTCATTATGTAATTACCAATGGCGGCAAAGCGCCTAATGTGGTTCCTGAATTTGCAGAAGTGTATTATTATGTTCGACACCCCGATAAAGAAACTGCCGTTTCTATTTTTGATAGAATTGCAAAAGCAGCAGAAGGCGCTGCCCTAGGAACAGAAACTAAAATGGATTACGAAATAATTGGTGGCACGCACGACTTACTCATCAATAAAACACTTGCCCAAAATATGCAAACTAACCTAGAAAAAGTAGGTGGTGTGCAATACACAGCTGATGAAACTATTTATGCTAAAAAAATTCAAGCGAGTTTTTTAGGTAAATCAGAGTCAATAGATTTTGCAGCAAAAGTAAAACCATTGCACATTGATAAAAATTTAGGCTCTACCGATGTTGGTGATGTAAGCTATACAGTCCCAACAGTGGGCGTAGAAACTGCAACTTGGGTATCCGGAACGAGTGCACATAGCTGGCAGGCAGTTGCTTGTGGCGGCACCGATATTGGAATAAAAGGAATGATGGTCGCTGCAAAAACAATGGCTTTTACAGCAATCGATTTATTCACAAACCCAGAATTAATAAAAACCGCAAAAGAAGAATTTATTCGAACAAAAGGCGATTACAAATACAAGGCTCTTCTTGGAGACATAAAACCAGCACTGAATTATAGGGATTAA